In the genome of Flaviflexus ciconiae, one region contains:
- a CDS encoding sugar phosphate isomerase/epimerase family protein — MSNFEMACGINVYCSGADDPGLPAAMKDMGRLGYTHIAFGPMDPASTDIDALRTMMSDARIRPIVMAGLSPETDVSSEDENVRKNGLQHLRDTIDFAAALGADQLNGVSYALHGDTSSPYSDERFTASAETVGQAAEYAKSLGIKMTFEVVNRYETAMINTAAQAVEYVKRSGSDNLFIHLDTFHMGIEEADMPGAIKGAVKNLGYLELGQSSRASLNTGSVDIQAAVKAANEAGFDGRYGFEAFTRQLLDPSVGNALAIWRETYPDSSQIAAEAIELVRENVIV, encoded by the coding sequence ATGAGTAATTTTGAAATGGCGTGCGGAATCAACGTCTACTGTTCGGGAGCTGACGATCCGGGACTGCCAGCGGCGATGAAGGATATGGGACGCCTTGGCTACACCCACATCGCATTCGGCCCTATGGATCCGGCTAGCACCGATATTGACGCATTGAGGACAATGATGTCCGATGCACGAATCCGACCGATCGTCATGGCTGGGCTTTCTCCCGAAACCGATGTGTCATCTGAAGACGAGAACGTTCGTAAGAACGGCCTCCAGCACCTCCGGGACACCATCGACTTCGCTGCGGCCTTGGGAGCTGACCAGTTGAACGGTGTCTCCTATGCGTTGCACGGCGATACGAGCAGCCCCTACAGCGATGAACGGTTCACAGCCTCGGCTGAAACTGTTGGGCAGGCTGCTGAATACGCGAAGTCCCTCGGCATTAAAATGACCTTCGAAGTTGTCAACCGCTATGAGACTGCAATGATCAATACTGCGGCTCAGGCTGTTGAGTACGTGAAGCGTTCAGGCTCCGACAACCTCTTCATCCACCTCGACACCTTCCATATGGGAATCGAAGAGGCTGACATGCCTGGTGCGATCAAGGGTGCTGTCAAGAATCTCGGCTATCTCGAGCTGGGGCAGTCTTCCCGAGCATCCCTCAACACCGGGTCGGTCGATATTCAGGCCGCCGTGAAGGCAGCAAATGAAGCAGGCTTCGACGGTCGGTACGGCTTCGAAGCATTTACTCGTCAGCTCCTGGACCCATCCGTTGGAAATGCGCTTGCTATCTGGCGCGAAACTTACCCGGATTCCAGCCAGATCGCGGCCGAGGCCATTGAGCTGGTCCGCGAAAATGTCATTGTTTAA
- a CDS encoding DoxX family membrane protein yields MSLSNAILRAVPGAFILNSGLNKIGMDDETAENLQNMAKVGVPATGNMTPSQFGKFLSYGETAVGAALLLPFVPTRIAGAALTVFSAGLVANYFALPGMTQEDGIRPSEQGTALAKDSWILAIGAALTLRGSGKKNK; encoded by the coding sequence ATGTCACTCAGCAATGCAATCCTTCGGGCCGTTCCCGGGGCATTTATCCTCAACTCGGGCCTGAACAAAATCGGAATGGATGACGAGACGGCCGAGAACCTGCAAAACATGGCAAAGGTTGGTGTTCCCGCAACGGGCAACATGACCCCCTCGCAGTTCGGTAAGTTCCTCAGCTACGGCGAGACTGCCGTTGGTGCCGCCCTGCTCCTGCCCTTCGTACCCACCCGTATTGCCGGTGCCGCACTCACCGTGTTCTCGGCTGGCCTGGTTGCCAACTACTTTGCGCTTCCCGGTATGACCCAGGAAGACGGTATCCGCCCCTCTGAGCAGGGCACCGCTCTTGCCAAGGACAGCTGGATCCTCGCTATTGGTGCCGCCCTGACCCTTCGCGGGAGCGGCAAGAAGAACAAGTAA
- a CDS encoding SDR family oxidoreductase, which produces MNEEINRFSMDYFRLEGRVAIVTGGNQGLGMAYAAAFAKAGADLYIPHFAENVDEIKAIVEAEGRKVAFLQGDLADSEYVDRVVEDCIDTYGRIDILVNNAGMSRFGAFEEYRDEDYRACMELNLNACYFLGRKVGLKMAEQGSGKIINIASALSFTSDKHCPPYTIAKHGILGLTKVLANELGSKNVQANALAPGFLATEVNAELRADEKFYNKITDRISLGRWGRLDDLMGSAVFLASQASDYVNGWTLNVDGGFAATV; this is translated from the coding sequence ATGAATGAAGAAATTAATCGTTTCTCGATGGACTACTTCAGACTCGAAGGCAGGGTCGCTATCGTCACCGGAGGTAACCAGGGTCTTGGAATGGCCTACGCCGCCGCGTTCGCGAAAGCTGGTGCTGATCTCTATATTCCGCACTTTGCCGAGAATGTGGACGAGATCAAGGCCATCGTTGAGGCAGAAGGCAGGAAGGTCGCCTTCCTTCAGGGTGACCTGGCTGATTCTGAATATGTCGATCGCGTTGTCGAAGACTGTATCGATACCTATGGTCGGATCGACATCCTCGTCAATAACGCGGGCATGAGCCGGTTTGGCGCTTTTGAAGAGTACAGGGACGAAGACTACCGTGCGTGCATGGAGCTGAACCTGAACGCCTGCTACTTCCTCGGTCGCAAGGTCGGGCTGAAGATGGCGGAACAGGGCAGTGGCAAGATTATTAACATTGCCTCCGCTCTTTCCTTCACCTCTGACAAGCACTGCCCGCCTTACACGATCGCAAAGCATGGGATTCTTGGCCTCACCAAGGTTCTAGCAAATGAGCTGGGATCTAAGAATGTTCAGGCTAACGCTCTTGCACCAGGTTTCCTCGCGACCGAGGTCAATGCGGAACTTAGAGCAGACGAGAAGTTCTACAACAAGATCACCGATCGGATCTCACTCGGTCGCTGGGGTCGACTTGACGACCTCATGGGCTCGGCCGTCTTCCTTGCGAGCCAGGCGTCCGACTATGTCAACGGCTGGACTCTCAACGTAGATGGCGGTTTCGCAGCCACCGTTTAA
- a CDS encoding LacI family DNA-binding transcriptional regulator: MSTSKNATPTRADVAKLARTSLATVSYVVNDGPKFVAEKTRKRVLDAIETLGYRPDPIALSLRGASSNSIGMMVPNFRGPFFADLVAEVEQRAAAQGKVVIFGSTRYIHSTEQELIRTFADHRVEAVLSIGPTKELQPADRFNGAINIFRISDDDRAMSTVEIAQRAAIREAAQHLLGHGRKRIAAIFGPTAHGVFKVRYRGWRDAMSYTTEQSKELVRRADYSYRGGHDAALELFSQKHRPDGLLVSNDTQAIGALSALNTMGLRIPEDVAVISIDSTEISPFLSPPLSSVAQPADLLAEAALELINTPDADPGTHITVPHRLNTRESCGCTSEPPDEVTEEEPLERAK, encoded by the coding sequence GTGAGCACGTCGAAAAATGCGACACCAACGCGTGCAGACGTTGCAAAGCTTGCGCGAACATCACTGGCGACGGTCAGCTATGTTGTCAATGACGGCCCCAAGTTCGTGGCCGAAAAGACACGTAAGAGAGTTCTCGACGCCATCGAGACTCTCGGTTATCGTCCCGACCCAATTGCACTCTCTCTCCGAGGCGCCAGTTCAAATTCAATTGGGATGATGGTGCCGAACTTCAGAGGCCCATTCTTCGCGGACCTTGTCGCGGAAGTGGAACAGCGAGCGGCAGCGCAGGGCAAGGTTGTTATCTTCGGTTCAACCCGATACATCCACAGCACCGAACAAGAGCTGATCAGAACATTTGCCGATCACAGAGTCGAAGCGGTTCTTTCGATTGGTCCCACAAAGGAACTACAGCCCGCCGATCGATTCAACGGCGCCATCAACATCTTCAGAATCAGTGATGACGACCGCGCTATGTCCACGGTAGAAATTGCGCAGCGGGCCGCCATACGAGAAGCCGCGCAACATCTCCTTGGACACGGTCGCAAGCGGATTGCCGCGATCTTTGGTCCTACGGCACACGGAGTTTTCAAGGTCAGATATCGGGGATGGCGGGATGCCATGTCCTACACCACCGAGCAGAGCAAGGAGCTAGTCCGCCGGGCAGATTACTCATACCGGGGCGGGCATGATGCAGCTCTTGAGCTTTTCTCCCAGAAACACCGTCCGGACGGGCTACTCGTTTCCAACGACACGCAAGCAATCGGAGCCCTGAGCGCCCTCAACACGATGGGCCTCCGCATCCCCGAAGACGTTGCCGTGATTTCAATTGACTCAACTGAGATAAGCCCCTTCCTTTCGCCTCCGCTCAGCTCGGTAGCCCAGCCAGCAGATCTCCTGGCGGAAGCCGCACTTGAGTTAATCAATACACCCGATGCGGATCCCGGCACACATATCACTGTCCCGCACCGGCTGAACACTCGAGAATCTTGCGGTTGCACCAGTGAACCTCCTGATGAGGTGACTGAGGAAGAGCCGCTCGAAAGAGCAAAGTAG
- a CDS encoding MFS transporter codes for MNTDQKDEITIGSATGAWEKSGPQPGYYKLPRKEVFGYSLVDLAMNLAFQAIMMYITFFYTDVFGLRPGHVAVMFLVARLWDTINDPIMGWVVERLNPRHGKYKSWILYGSLPFAIAAVLTYTTPEMTYGAKLVWAYATYNILNMGYTLIIQPYISLASVMTADPSERTRLQSMRMMFAQAGGVIVALTIPLLSDFLNQYFSLQQSYMFTVALMSVVMLAILLYAYTQVTERIKVTSHEDPPGFKEIIRQATNNKYVVLMFLLFFGVYGFNTIVGSSSVYYISYYADRPDMMAWFSLMVVLPSVFGVPIVPWLIRRFKKKGAVIIGLVVGALGAILLAMLPPSALALMLVFRGISSFGYGILMGSLWAIIIDPVEYGDLNTGRRLTAIVMTLIGLGLKASMLLGGVVPAWILEAVNYVPDVAQSQEALNGIHFMSTWLPAIILIITLLIFVLFYDLSEEKVADIQHKIAVRDGLVEPVTDEEHVLVAEAAERKSLRDAERAKKATPPVLGTTSAAPSIVDPTRLDDPKED; via the coding sequence GTGAATACTGACCAAAAAGATGAGATCACGATCGGTAGTGCTACCGGCGCGTGGGAAAAGTCCGGTCCTCAGCCGGGCTACTACAAGTTGCCGCGTAAAGAGGTCTTTGGATACTCTCTCGTCGATCTAGCAATGAACCTCGCGTTCCAGGCGATCATGATGTACATCACGTTCTTCTACACGGACGTGTTTGGACTTCGTCCGGGTCACGTGGCGGTGATGTTCCTTGTCGCAAGGCTGTGGGACACCATTAATGATCCGATCATGGGCTGGGTCGTCGAGCGACTCAACCCGCGCCACGGCAAGTACAAGTCGTGGATTCTCTACGGCTCGCTACCGTTCGCGATTGCGGCTGTTTTGACTTATACGACGCCTGAGATGACCTACGGGGCGAAGCTGGTTTGGGCATACGCTACCTACAACATTCTCAACATGGGTTACACCCTGATCATCCAGCCGTACATCTCCCTCGCTTCGGTGATGACGGCGGATCCGAGCGAGCGTACTCGTCTTCAGTCGATGCGCATGATGTTTGCTCAGGCCGGTGGCGTTATCGTCGCGCTGACCATTCCTCTTCTGAGTGACTTCCTCAACCAGTACTTCTCGCTTCAGCAGTCCTACATGTTCACCGTTGCGCTTATGTCGGTGGTCATGCTTGCGATCCTGCTCTACGCCTACACCCAGGTGACTGAGCGCATCAAGGTTACGTCGCATGAGGACCCGCCCGGTTTCAAGGAGATTATCCGTCAGGCAACGAACAACAAGTACGTCGTTCTGATGTTCCTGCTCTTCTTCGGCGTCTACGGATTCAACACTATCGTTGGTTCCTCGAGCGTCTACTACATTTCTTACTACGCTGACCGCCCGGACATGATGGCCTGGTTCTCGCTCATGGTCGTCCTGCCGTCCGTGTTCGGTGTTCCGATCGTGCCGTGGCTGATCCGTCGCTTCAAGAAGAAGGGCGCGGTCATCATTGGACTGGTCGTGGGCGCACTAGGCGCAATCCTTCTTGCGATGCTGCCGCCTTCGGCACTTGCTCTCATGCTTGTCTTCCGCGGTATCAGCTCGTTTGGTTACGGCATCCTTATGGGTAGCCTCTGGGCGATCATTATTGACCCGGTTGAATACGGCGACCTCAATACGGGCCGCCGCCTGACCGCGATTGTCATGACCCTTATCGGTCTTGGCCTCAAGGCTTCCATGCTCCTTGGTGGAGTTGTTCCGGCCTGGATTCTGGAAGCCGTTAATTATGTTCCCGACGTCGCTCAGTCGCAGGAAGCTCTGAACGGCATCCACTTCATGTCGACCTGGCTGCCCGCCATTATCCTCATCATCACTCTTCTCATCTTTGTCCTCTTTTACGACCTGTCGGAGGAAAAGGTTGCTGACATTCAGCACAAGATTGCTGTCCGTGACGGCCTTGTCGAACCGGTAACTGACGAAGAGCACGTGCTCGTTGCTGAAGCGGCGGAGAGGAAGTCGTTGCGAGATGCAGAGCGAGCCAAGAAAGCAACGCCGCCTGTGCTCGGAACGACCTCGGCAGCGCCATCAATTGTTGACCCAACCAGATTAGACGATCCAAAGGAGGATTGA
- a CDS encoding YrdB family protein, which produces MSMEVLGIGKSPVLMFAVLIRFLIETAMLVVLAIVMWNATEGPWQWVAVIASLVVLATVWGTFLSPKALKPLSWIPAFILEALIFGTVAAGLAAMGYGIIALIGLAIWLIDLIVLGMFGWPVNRKRRVAHSAKN; this is translated from the coding sequence ATGTCGATGGAAGTCCTAGGCATAGGCAAGAGTCCAGTCCTCATGTTCGCAGTCCTCATCCGATTCCTTATCGAGACAGCGATGTTGGTCGTGCTTGCCATCGTCATGTGGAACGCGACCGAGGGGCCGTGGCAGTGGGTTGCCGTTATCGCCTCCCTGGTTGTTCTCGCGACCGTGTGGGGAACATTCCTCTCACCCAAAGCCCTCAAGCCACTGTCCTGGATTCCCGCTTTCATTCTTGAAGCCCTGATCTTTGGAACAGTGGCTGCAGGACTCGCGGCCATGGGCTACGGAATCATCGCTCTTATCGGCCTCGCCATCTGGCTTATCGACCTCATTGTGCTTGGCATGTTCGGGTGGCCTGTGAATAGAAAAAGAAGGGTTGCACACTCAGCGAAGAATTAG
- a CDS encoding zinc-binding dehydrogenase has translation MLAYEYQSDGVLRFVEKPKPTAGDGELVVRIAANGICGTDLKVARGEHRFFPPGTVRVPGHEAIGVVTENKSGDDRYAPGTAVAIAPNISCGHCRPCQRGFQNLCENYEAFGLTFDGAFSELMLVPAPAIKNGNVLVIPEHLDLGTAALTEPIAAVIRGFRPLNITENDTVLICGAGPMGLISLLVAKQRGVGKVIVSQTSPHRRQIAEELGADATINPREDDLAEQVKDMTDGAGADVVVVATPVAQVFTDALRSAAVGARINFFAGLPSGKGDIPLDANLIHYRELVVTGSTANNNADCQEALDLLASNPDLFPPLISASYPLNEADKAFEAAKAGDNLKVILYSE, from the coding sequence ATGCTGGCGTACGAATACCAGAGTGATGGAGTGCTTCGTTTCGTCGAGAAACCAAAACCAACTGCTGGCGATGGAGAGCTTGTCGTAAGGATTGCCGCCAATGGCATCTGCGGAACCGACCTCAAGGTTGCTCGCGGTGAGCATCGTTTCTTCCCGCCAGGAACTGTTCGCGTGCCGGGACACGAAGCAATCGGCGTTGTTACTGAGAACAAGTCGGGAGACGACAGGTACGCTCCGGGAACAGCCGTTGCGATCGCACCCAATATTTCATGTGGCCACTGCCGACCATGTCAGCGCGGATTCCAGAACCTGTGCGAGAACTACGAAGCCTTTGGCCTCACCTTCGACGGAGCGTTCTCGGAACTGATGCTGGTCCCAGCACCTGCCATCAAGAACGGCAACGTTCTTGTGATCCCCGAACACCTTGATCTCGGTACTGCCGCACTGACCGAACCCATCGCAGCTGTTATCCGTGGCTTCCGACCGCTGAACATCACGGAGAACGACACCGTGCTGATATGTGGGGCGGGGCCGATGGGTCTCATTTCCCTTCTTGTTGCCAAGCAGCGCGGAGTCGGGAAAGTCATTGTTTCCCAAACATCACCGCATCGCAGGCAGATCGCCGAGGAGCTTGGTGCCGACGCAACCATCAATCCCCGCGAGGACGATCTTGCCGAGCAGGTCAAGGACATGACCGATGGTGCTGGAGCTGACGTCGTCGTTGTGGCCACACCCGTGGCTCAGGTCTTCACGGACGCTCTCCGGTCGGCCGCCGTTGGCGCCCGCATTAACTTCTTTGCGGGCCTCCCGTCCGGCAAAGGCGACATCCCACTGGATGCCAATCTTATTCACTACCGGGAATTGGTCGTTACCGGCTCAACGGCAAATAACAATGCGGACTGCCAGGAAGCTCTCGATCTCCTTGCCAGCAATCCAGATCTTTTCCCTCCCCTGATCTCCGCCTCCTATCCATTGAATGAAGCAGATAAAGCGTTCGAAGCCGCCAAGGCAGGCGACAATCTCAAGGTTATTCTTTACTCCGAGTAG
- a CDS encoding transketolase — protein sequence MTTTTIRRPDVSVEELEDLSYELKVKLLKLCGSYSGSVHIGGDLSVADMFTALFQYGMRVDPSDIANPERDRFVLSKGHAAVAMYIAMSIRGFFDYDEIVRTYGQLDSAYGMHPCKVQLPGVEASTGSLGHGMPIATGMALHGKQAGADHRVFTIVGDGETGEGSIWEAALAARSNELGNLVVLVDRNHQLMTSMSEDRVVLEPYVEKWAAFGWNVMEIDGHNMSELVGAIDALPPADSNRPTAIICHTVKGKGVDFMEKNIGWHAGSLSQADLERALASLAASRKES from the coding sequence ATGACAACTACAACTATTCGGCGTCCTGACGTATCGGTGGAGGAGCTCGAAGACCTGTCCTACGAACTCAAGGTCAAACTTCTCAAGCTCTGTGGTAGCTACTCCGGTTCGGTTCACATTGGTGGCGACCTCTCTGTCGCCGACATGTTTACCGCGCTGTTCCAGTACGGAATGAGAGTCGATCCTAGCGATATTGCAAACCCGGAGCGTGACCGCTTCGTCCTCAGCAAGGGGCATGCAGCAGTGGCAATGTACATTGCCATGTCGATCCGCGGGTTCTTTGACTATGACGAGATCGTCCGCACCTACGGTCAGCTCGACAGCGCCTACGGCATGCACCCCTGTAAGGTGCAGCTCCCCGGCGTAGAGGCCTCGACCGGCTCGCTCGGTCACGGCATGCCGATCGCTACCGGCATGGCACTGCACGGCAAGCAGGCCGGAGCCGACCACCGCGTCTTCACCATTGTTGGTGACGGCGAAACGGGTGAGGGAAGCATCTGGGAAGCTGCTCTCGCTGCTCGAAGCAATGAGCTCGGTAACCTTGTTGTCCTCGTGGACCGTAACCACCAGCTCATGACATCGATGTCAGAGGACCGTGTTGTTCTGGAACCATACGTTGAAAAATGGGCAGCGTTTGGCTGGAACGTCATGGAGATCGACGGTCACAACATGAGCGAACTCGTGGGTGCTATTGACGCACTGCCCCCGGCGGATTCCAACCGTCCGACTGCAATTATCTGTCATACCGTTAAGGGTAAGGGCGTTGATTTCATGGAAAAGAACATTGGCTGGCACGCGGGGTCGCTCAGCCAGGCGGACCTCGAGCGTGCGCTTGCCTCGCTGGCCGCGAGCAGGAAGGAAAGCTAA
- a CDS encoding transketolase family protein: protein MTETMNFDEIISSRSVTGQTLKELGDQYPNLWAITPDIGATLVEFREAFPDRFVDVGLSEQVSVSLASGLAYEGNIVVVSGMLPFLSMRALEQVRSDVCYPNLPVRIIGTHGGLQGNGGSTHYAVEDLGLMSSLVNMTVVSISDPNMVNEVLKQSMSYPGPMYIRTGVGKKDTVVYDFEQRQIQIGKAIVAREGEDITLFTHGEMLVQSIQAARQLEKEGISVRVVDMFTIKPIDVEMIRRCATETGKFVVLEDHLKMSGLAQAISNVLADEGIHLNFFKRLGIPQVYAGFGEDEDLRNKHGYGMQDTLVALREAAAAH from the coding sequence ATGACTGAGACAATGAATTTCGACGAGATCATCTCGTCCCGTTCCGTAACCGGCCAGACTCTCAAGGAGCTTGGCGACCAGTACCCAAACCTGTGGGCAATCACCCCCGACATCGGTGCAACCCTTGTTGAGTTCCGGGAAGCTTTCCCCGACCGCTTCGTCGACGTAGGTCTTTCCGAGCAGGTCTCGGTCAGCCTTGCCTCTGGTCTTGCCTATGAAGGGAACATCGTGGTTGTTTCTGGCATGCTCCCATTCCTCTCCATGAGGGCCCTTGAGCAGGTCCGAAGCGATGTTTGTTACCCCAACCTTCCCGTTCGTATCATCGGTACACATGGCGGACTGCAGGGTAACGGCGGATCGACCCACTACGCTGTTGAAGACCTTGGACTCATGTCCTCGCTGGTCAACATGACGGTCGTGTCGATCTCCGACCCTAATATGGTGAACGAGGTGCTCAAGCAGTCGATGAGCTACCCCGGCCCCATGTACATCCGTACCGGCGTTGGTAAGAAGGACACCGTTGTCTACGACTTCGAGCAGCGCCAGATCCAGATCGGCAAGGCTATCGTTGCTCGGGAAGGGGAAGACATCACACTCTTCACTCACGGTGAGATGCTCGTCCAGTCCATCCAGGCTGCTCGCCAGCTGGAAAAGGAAGGCATCTCGGTTCGCGTCGTCGACATGTTCACGATTAAGCCGATTGATGTCGAAATGATCCGCCGTTGTGCAACCGAAACCGGTAAGTTCGTTGTCCTCGAAGACCACTTGAAGATGAGCGGTCTTGCCCAGGCAATCTCGAATGTCCTTGCCGATGAAGGTATTCACCTGAACTTCTTCAAGAGGCTTGGTATTCCTCAGGTCTACGCCGGATTCGGTGAAGACGAGGATCTTCGTAACAAGCATGGCTACGGCATGCAGGACACCCTTGTAGCGCTCCGCGAAGCCGCGGCCGCTCACTGA
- a CDS encoding dihydroxyacetone kinase subunit DhaK: MPKAKKIMNSPDNIVDETLDGLVAISNGLLARDPGSRVIRSTKVEQGKVGLVVGGGSGHEPMYGAFVGPGLANASVSGDIFAAPAPQHVQEAIEAADAGEGVLIVYGNYAGDVMNFDMGAELAEDDSDIESKTVLVRDDVATDDYEGRRGIGGAFYVVKAAGAACAKGLSLEEAAAVTERVQYNTRTIGVAVRAGVLPDTGKRTFELGDDEIEIGLGMHGEVGVERSAMMSADDLAVKMVNMITEDLPFESGDKVAVMINNLGATTQMELLVVYRKVAELLEEKGITVGRTDIGAHFTSQDMAGFSLTLLKLTDEIEELLEAPCESVPYTQG, from the coding sequence ATGCCCAAGGCAAAAAAGATTATGAATAGTCCCGACAACATCGTGGATGAGACTCTTGACGGTCTCGTCGCGATCTCCAACGGTCTGCTTGCTCGCGACCCTGGATCTCGGGTTATCCGCAGCACCAAGGTCGAACAGGGCAAGGTCGGCCTGGTCGTTGGCGGTGGCTCCGGACACGAGCCCATGTACGGTGCCTTCGTTGGTCCCGGCCTCGCAAACGCCTCCGTTTCTGGTGATATCTTCGCAGCCCCCGCACCCCAGCACGTTCAGGAAGCCATCGAGGCCGCCGATGCTGGCGAAGGTGTTCTGATTGTCTACGGCAACTATGCTGGCGACGTCATGAACTTTGACATGGGAGCCGAGCTCGCTGAAGACGACTCCGACATTGAGTCGAAGACCGTCCTCGTACGCGACGATGTCGCAACCGATGACTACGAGGGCCGCCGCGGAATCGGTGGTGCCTTCTACGTTGTGAAGGCTGCTGGCGCAGCCTGCGCCAAGGGACTCTCCCTCGAAGAGGCCGCTGCAGTGACCGAGCGGGTTCAGTACAACACCCGCACGATCGGCGTTGCCGTTCGCGCAGGCGTTCTCCCCGACACCGGTAAGCGCACCTTCGAACTCGGTGATGACGAGATCGAGATCGGTCTTGGCATGCACGGCGAGGTGGGTGTTGAGCGCTCGGCGATGATGTCGGCCGATGACCTCGCAGTCAAGATGGTCAACATGATCACCGAGGACCTCCCGTTTGAGTCAGGCGACAAGGTTGCCGTGATGATCAACAACCTGGGTGCGACAACTCAGATGGAGTTGCTTGTTGTCTACCGCAAGGTGGCAGAACTTCTCGAGGAGAAGGGCATCACCGTTGGCCGTACCGATATCGGTGCGCACTTCACCTCGCAGGACATGGCAGGCTTCTCGCTCACGCTCCTCAAGCTCACCGACGAAATCGAAGAGCTCCTCGAAGCTCCCTGTGAGTCCGTCCCCTACACGCAGGGCTGA
- the dhaL gene encoding dihydroxyacetone kinase subunit DhaL, with product MADTVNAEQLRTILTQACQAIVDAKELLGEADRATGDGDHGTGMSRGFGAGLEALKDAELSTVGDAFKAVGMAVLSTSGGASGAVFGTMFRAPAKALGGEEMDAEGYAAGLEAAVEKVMARGKAEPGQKTMLDALIPAAEAARASVSEGLAASSCAAANAAEQGSEATKDMIAKVGKAKSLGERSLGHKDPGSISVSILLTTIADGIAGA from the coding sequence ATGGCAGATACAGTAAACGCAGAACAACTCCGCACAATCCTGACCCAGGCCTGCCAGGCCATTGTCGACGCAAAGGAACTTCTTGGTGAAGCAGACCGTGCCACCGGCGACGGTGACCACGGCACCGGCATGTCCAGAGGCTTCGGAGCAGGCCTTGAGGCGCTCAAGGATGCCGAGCTTTCAACTGTCGGTGATGCCTTCAAGGCAGTCGGAATGGCGGTTCTGAGCACCTCGGGCGGAGCCTCCGGAGCCGTCTTTGGCACCATGTTCCGTGCCCCAGCCAAGGCGCTCGGTGGTGAAGAGATGGATGCTGAGGGATATGCGGCAGGTCTTGAAGCCGCGGTTGAGAAAGTCATGGCCCGAGGCAAGGCAGAGCCCGGTCAGAAGACCATGCTTGATGCTCTTATTCCTGCAGCCGAAGCGGCCCGTGCTTCTGTCTCGGAGGGTCTCGCTGCCTCATCCTGTGCCGCAGCGAACGCTGCAGAGCAGGGGTCCGAAGCTACCAAGGACATGATCGCCAAGGTCGGCAAGGCCAAGTCCCTGGGCGAACGGAGCCTCGGCCACAAGGACCCGGGATCAATCTCGGTTTCGATCCTGCTCACAACAATCGCTGACGGTATCGCCGGTGCCTAA
- a CDS encoding alcohol dehydrogenase catalytic domain-containing protein, with product MKCVHVTKIGSLKDPDLEARGAVGVLEVEEHPVGPHDVKIKVAYCSICGSDPHLAEGIFGTDVPIPLGHEVSGVIVELGEKATTKGLKVGDRVAGNFVHFCGTCYYCQNKQQQFCTNLDEYNRPGMAETIVWNEAQVYKLPDSVSLKEGCLLEPVSVAVRVMDKAEPKIGQRVAIIGAGPIGLLTLQLIKKMGATTLTMVEPIADRRALAEEYGADHTIDPIAQSLNEVAMELTNGLGYDIVIDCSGSVKAIEPLPEITAKGGKLIFAAMYPGDYEFPLNIYQYCYANELTITGLFVAPYTYPRAAQILPTLNLDAFTGAVYDIDDAVEAFDAHMSGKYPKVLIRGNEFEGE from the coding sequence ATGAAGTGTGTACACGTTACGAAAATCGGCAGTCTGAAAGATCCAGATCTCGAGGCTCGTGGTGCAGTCGGTGTCCTAGAAGTTGAAGAGCATCCCGTTGGCCCCCACGATGTGAAGATCAAGGTTGCCTACTGCTCGATCTGCGGATCTGATCCTCATCTTGCCGAAGGCATCTTCGGAACCGATGTGCCGATTCCCCTGGGTCACGAAGTTTCCGGCGTCATTGTGGAGCTGGGAGAAAAGGCCACCACCAAGGGCCTGAAGGTTGGTGACCGAGTTGCCGGCAACTTTGTTCACTTCTGCGGCACTTGCTACTACTGCCAGAACAAGCAGCAGCAGTTCTGTACCAACCTCGATGAATACAACCGTCCGGGTATGGCCGAGACAATCGTGTGGAACGAGGCCCAGGTCTACAAGCTTCCCGATAGTGTTTCACTGAAGGAAGGTTGCCTCCTGGAACCGGTCAGCGTTGCTGTTCGAGTTATGGATAAGGCGGAGCCGAAGATTGGCCAGCGCGTTGCCATTATCGGTGCTGGACCGATCGGTCTCCTCACGCTTCAGCTCATCAAGAAGATGGGTGCCACGACCCTCACTATGGTGGAGCCCATTGCTGACAGGCGGGCTCTGGCTGAAGAGTACGGAGCCGACCACACGATCGATCCCATTGCTCAGAGCCTTAACGAGGTCGCGATGGAGCTGACGAACGGTCTCGGCTACGACATCGTCATTGACTGCTCGGGTTCGGTTAAGGCAATTGAGCCACTGCCGGAGATCACGGCGAAGGGTGGCAAGCTCATCTTCGCTGCGATGTACCCCGGGGATTACGAGTTTCCGCTCAACATCTACCAGTACTGCTACGCCAACGAGCTGACCATTACCGGTCTGTTCGTTGCCCCCTACACCTACCCGCGAGCGGCTCAGATCCTCCCGACTCTGAACCTCGACGCATTCACCGGAGCGGTGTACGACATCGACGATGCTGTTGAAGCATTCGACGCCCACATGTCCGGAAAGTATCCCAAGGTTCTCATTCGCGGCAATGAGTTCGAGGGCGAGTGA